In Streptomyces sp. NBC_01231, the sequence TCGACTATTTCGCTCCCGCCTTTAGAGGGCTGTGTCTCCGAATAAGCGAAATGTCGGGAGTGAAAGTTAATAGTTTGTACGAGGACTTTCGCGAAGTATTCGCCGAGCATGGCACTGTCGAATATAGCTTCGCCGTTCAGGAAGTCGCCAGTCTTCGAATTTTGCATCCCGGCTGGCGTGGATCTGACATTGTCAACTACTACCGACCAGCATTGGATGTATTTCAACACCGGCGGCGAAATCTCCTAAGACTGTACGGCGGCGTAAGGGAAGGTATCCAATCCCTTCGCGGACTTGGGATCCGGTGCGTGGCAGTCACCGATGCCCATAGATTCCAGGCAGCGAACAGGCTCAGACAGTTGAAGCTAGATAACTTGCTGTCCGGCTTGGCATGTCGGCCGGACCATAGGAATGTGTCAGAGGCAGAGATCGCGCGCATTAGAAGATTTCCGGCCGACCGGTATTCGTCGCGAATTTCAGAGTTTGTTTTCCCATCGCATCTTCGTAAGCCAGACCCTCGCATTCTGCTGTGGCTGATGGAACAACTGTCTTTGCGACCGAATCAATGTGCCTACGTAGGGGATAGTTTAAGGAACGATATTAAAATGGCTCAGTCCGCAGGCGTCCGAGACTGTTGGGCGGCATACGGGGCGCGATATGCTCCGATGAATATGGCGACACTTACACGTATCACCCACTGGGACAGTGTCAGCGTTCAAGCTGCACTTCAGCCTGCGCATTTGGGAATCACGCCAACATGTGTGGCTAGATCATTTCAAGATGTAGTGAGATTCGCTGCCCTCCGAGTCAACTCCCCTTCAAGCACTTCCGTCTCGCGGGTTTCGACTCTGCTTGAGCAAGGACTGTGAGCACCCGCAAGAGCCGGTCGCGCTGGCAGAGGAGACCGAGCCAGAGCAGACGAGCTTCCCAAGCTGAGGTCTCGCGCAAGGTCGAGACGAGTCGGCCGCGGCTTCCTCTGGTCAACAACACAAGCCGGTACCGTGGCTGATGCTGGCGGGGTGCAGCGAGGCATACGCGTGAGTGGTCCGCTGACTCACCCACCGTCGTGGCTGACTGTCGTCAGTTGAGGTTCGTGCCACATGCTGGGGCCAGCCACAGTCAACAGGCTTATCTCGCCGTCTAGTTCTCGACAGCCTGACCAGGTATCGAAGCCTCAGCTCATCGGCACGATCCCCCCGCCTCTCTCCTAAAGCAAGGGCCGCAAGATCTAAGAATCCACCTACTGATCGACCGCTGCTTCGTAGAAGGCATCCGCGAGGGCGACGATGATCGAGTTGATAGCCGGCCCGTCGGTGAAGAAGTAGTCAGCCATCGTGTTGTGGGCGTCCTGGTTGTCCGCGACGGCCTCCGTAACGGCTGCTTGGAAGTCTTGCGACTCCACGAACTGCTTCCTTGAGTTCACCTTGGCCTGCTTGATCAGGTTCGGGTCGGCGAGCAACCGTAGGACGAGTCCCTGCACGAACTCCCGGACCTGGGACTCGGCGAACGATTCGGCGCCGAAAAGGTCGTTCATCTTGTCTATGACGACCTGGAGCGCGACGTACTTCGGATCCTTCTTCACTCCCGTGCCAGCTGCGCTGATGCCCTTCAGTTGCCCGTCACCCACGAGTGAGATGTCGACCGGGATTGCCTTGTTGTGCTTGACCCCAACCAGCACCACGTCTGAGAGGTCCACGTCGGCCGCCCAAGCGGACTCGGCGATGACCTTCTCCAGCAGGCGCAGGAAGATCGAGAGCATCTCCATGTAAGGGTCGCCGTAGTCGACGATCTGGGACATAAAGTCATAGAGACGTACGTAGGTGGAGACATCCTTGCGGAATAGGTCGAGCGCGTTGAGAGCGACCGTGTCCTCTTCCTCGATCGCCCGCGCGTAGCGGCGCCGGAAGTCGTGCTGTGCCGGGCTGATCGCCGCCGAGAGTGCGTTGTTGCCCTTCCGGGTCACCCACAGCTCGGCGACCTTGCGAACGTCGTCCTCGGTGTAGATTCCGGCGTGGGCAAGCTTGTTAGCCAGGTGGACGACGACGTACGGATCGGTCTCGGTTTCCAGGGTCGCGTTCTTGAAGTACGGCTCGAAGGCTGCCTTGATGTCCTCGGGCTTGTTGGCGAAGTCGATGACGAACGTCTTGCGTTTCTGCTCCCCACCAGCGGTGCGATGGGTGCGGTTGAGCCGCGAGAGCGTCTGCACCGCGGTGACCCCTGACAGCTTCTTGTCTATGTACATCGCCGAGAGTAAGGGCTGGTCGAAGCCGGTCTGGAACTTGTTGGCGACCAGCATGATCTTGTACGTCTCGCCCTTGAATGCGGCTGCCAGGTCAGCCCCGGCGCCGGGGTTCATGTTGGCCTCGGTGAACTCGTCGTCCTTCGACGGCTGCGGGCCCCAGTCGCTGTGCCAGGTCTCGTCCTCGGCCATCGTCACCCCGGCGGAGAAGGCGACCAGGGTGCGGTAGTTGTACGAGGCGTCCTCGGTGCGGCGCCTGGCGATGTAGGCGTCGATGGCCACCTTGTACTTCACCGCGGACTTGCGCGAGTCGGTCACCACCATCGCCTTCGCCTTGCCTTCAAGGAGGTAGGCAACGTTGGCGTGGAAGTGCTCGACGATGATCCGCACCTTCTGGCTGATATTCGTCGGGTGGAGCTGCACCCACCGCATCAGGCCCTTGCGGGCGGCGGCCTCCTCAACCTCTCCACCGTCACCGCTCTCGGCCCTGCCGGCGATCTTCAACGCGGTGTCGTAGGACTGATAGCCCTTGAGCACGTCGAGGATGTAGCCCTCCTCGATCGCCTGCTTCATCGAGTACAGGTGAAACTCGCGCGGCTTCCCATCGGCATCCTTGCGGCCGAACAGTTCGAGGGTCTTGTTCTTCGGCGTCGCGGTGAAGGCGAAGTAGGAGATGTTCTCCGACTCGGCCCGCTCGGTCATCTCCGAGGCCAGTACCGACTCCACATCGAGCTCGCCGCCCTCCTCTATCTCCTTGACCTCCTCCGCCGTCAGCACCTGCTTCAGCTTCGAGGAGATCTGACCCGACTGGGAGGAGTGCGCCTCATCGGCGATGACGGCGAACCGCTTGCCTTTCAGGCCGGCATCGGTCCGGATCTCGTCCAGCGCATGCGGGAAGGTCTGCACCGTCACCGCGATGATGAGCTCACCGTTCTTCAATGCCTGTGCCAGCAGACCCGACTTCGACTTCGCGCCGGCCTTGCGGACGTCCTCGGGGCTGATAGTTGCGACGATCTTGCCCGTGCCGTCGATCTGCCGGATCGCA encodes:
- a CDS encoding DEAD/DEAH box helicase family protein; amino-acid sequence: MADHNEVVFETEICEYLRDHGWLYSKNDRDGGEYDQERALFPADLFAWLEKTQRPAYEKALKAAGSQAKFLDVLTSALDRPQEHGGGTLNILRNGVQYIGGGRLKMAQFRPETSLNETTTAHYEAMRLRVVRQVHFSTADQRILDLVFFVNGLPVATVELKTDFTQSLDEAINQYKQDRNPLTKGRREPLLSFGHRALVHFAVSNDRAAMTTRLEGEKTHFLPFNIGFDSGAGNPPGADGRSSTAYLWERVWEKHAWLNIIGRLMIVQTKEEWDVTTGTPVRRTSMLFPRFHQWEAVTSIVEAVKEEGVGQRYLIEHSAGSGKTNTIAWTAHRLARLHVDDRKVFDSVIVVVDRTVLDSQLQDAIRQIDGTGKIVATISPEDVRKAGAKSKSGLLAQALKNGELIIAVTVQTFPHALDEIRTDAGLKGKRFAVIADEAHSSQSGQISSKLKQVLTAEEVKEIEEGGELDVESVLASEMTERAESENISYFAFTATPKNKTLELFGRKDADGKPREFHLYSMKQAIEEGYILDVLKGYQSYDTALKIAGRAESGDGGEVEEAAARKGLMRWVQLHPTNISQKVRIIVEHFHANVAYLLEGKAKAMVVTDSRKSAVKYKVAIDAYIARRRTEDASYNYRTLVAFSAGVTMAEDETWHSDWGPQPSKDDEFTEANMNPGAGADLAAAFKGETYKIMLVANKFQTGFDQPLLSAMYIDKKLSGVTAVQTLSRLNRTHRTAGGEQKRKTFVIDFANKPEDIKAAFEPYFKNATLETETDPYVVVHLANKLAHAGIYTEDDVRKVAELWVTRKGNNALSAAISPAQHDFRRRYARAIEEEDTVALNALDLFRKDVSTYVRLYDFMSQIVDYGDPYMEMLSIFLRLLEKVIAESAWAADVDLSDVVLVGVKHNKAIPVDISLVGDGQLKGISAAGTGVKKDPKYVALQVVIDKMNDLFGAESFAESQVREFVQGLVLRLLADPNLIKQAKVNSRKQFVESQDFQAAVTEAVADNQDAHNTMADYFFTDGPAINSIIVALADAFYEAAVDQ